Proteins from a genomic interval of Salmo salar chromosome ssa14, Ssal_v3.1, whole genome shotgun sequence:
- the LOC106569882 gene encoding tyrosinase yields the protein MRLLLLHGVFFLQCVRLSQQQFPRLCATTEALLSKECCPVWDGDGSACGASSGRGFCRDVEVSDLPNGLNYPFSGLDDRERWPLVFYNRTCQCASNYMGFNCGECQFGLFGTNCGERRESVRRNVFHLSAAERRKLISYLNLAKHTVSQDYVIATGTYREMNNGSTPLFSDVSTYDVFVWMHYYVSRNALLGGPGNVWTDVDFAHWAPAFLPWHRAYLLHWERDIRKLTGDFEFSIPYWDWRDAQGCDVCTDDLMGARSPRDPNLISPASVFSSWKVMCSRAEDYSVRGVLCDGSDEGPLLRNPGNHNRNLVPRLPTAAEVEFTVSLRDYDTGAMDRSANFSFRNTMEGFGNPQTGLGNSRVMGMHASLHIFMNGSMSSVQGSANDPIFLLHHSYVDSIYEQWLRRHAPEQTQYPEFNAPIGHNRQYHMVPFIPLHRNIEYFTSSKDLGYEYSYMLDSDQRISEVLSPYLELMMEAWPWLLGALVLGALVAMTVAAVAVTMTRVCWGAWPWQRGEKSSAFQLPEREPLIISSDSDTPNYHTV from the exons ATGCGGCTCTTGCTCCTCCACGGTGTGTTTTTCCTCCAGTGTGTGCGGTTATCCCAGCAGCAGTTTCCCCGTCTCTGCGCCACCACGGAGGCCCTGCTCTCTAAGGAGTGCTGCCCGGTCTGGGATGGGGATGGCTCGGCTTGCGGGGCCAGCTCTGGCAGAGGGTTCTGCCGGGACGTGGAGGTATCGGATCTACCCAACGGGCTGAATTACCCGTTCTCCGGCTTGGACGACAGAGAGAGGTGGCCTCTGGTGTTTTATAACCGGACCTGCCAGTGCGCCTCCAACTACATGGGGTTCAACTGCGGAGAGTGCCAGTTCGGGCTGTTTGGTACTAACtgcggggagaggagagagtccgTGAGGCGGAACGTGTTTCACCTTTCGGCGGCGGAAAGGCGGAAACTAATCTCTTACCTCAACCTGGCCAAGCACACAGTCAGCCAGGATTACGTCATAGCTACCGGGACCTACCGGGAGATGAATAACGGGAGCACCCCACTGTTCTCTGACGTCTCGACCTATGACGTGTTTGTGTGGATGCACTACTATGTCTCGAGGAATGCTCTTCTCGGTGGACCGGGGAATGTCTGGACAGATGTGGATTTCGCCCACTGGGCTCCCGCCTTTCTGCCGTGGCACCGTGCGTACCTGCTGCACTGGGAGCGTGATATTCGGAAGCTGACCGGGGACTTTGAGTTCTCCATCCCGTACTGGGACTGGCGGGACGCGCAGGGCTGTGACGTCTGCACCGACGACCTGATGGGCGCCCGGAGCCCGCGAGACCCCAACCTCATCAGCCCGGCTTCAGTGTTCTCTTCCTGGAAG gtGATGTGTTCGCGTGCGGAAGACTACAGCGTGAGGGGGGTGCTGTGTGACGGTAGCGACGAGGGGCCGTTGCTGCGTAACCCTGGCAACCACAACCGTAACTTGGTTCCACGGTTGCCAACGGCAGCAGAGGTGGAGTTCACGGTCAGTCTCCGTGACTACGACACGGGAGCCATGGACCGCTCCGCTAACTTCAGCTTCAGAAACACAATGGAAG GTTTTGGGAACCCTCAGACAGGCCTGGGTAACAGTAGGGTGATGGGGATGCACGCCTCTCTTCACATCTTCATGAATGGCTCCATGTCTTCAGTTCAGGGGTCAGCTAATGACCCTATTTTCCTACTGCACCACTCCTACGTCGACAG tatctATGAGCAGTGGTTGAGGAGACATGCTCCAGAGCAGACCCAATACCCAGAGTTCAATGCTCCCATCGGCCACAACAGGCAGTACCACATGGTGCCCTTCATACCTCTACACAGGAACATAGAATACTTCACCTCCAGCAAAGACCTGGGGTACGAATACTCCTACATGCTCGACTCAG acCAGAGGATATCGGAGGTTCTCAGTCCTTACCTGGAACTGATGATGGAGGCGTGGCCCTGGTTGCTAGGGGCGTTGGTCCTGGGGGCCCTGGTAGCTATGACTGTGGCTGCGGTAGCTGTGACTATGACCCGGGTGTGTTGGGGTGCGTGGCCATGGCAACGTGGGGAGAAGAGTTCAGCGTTCCAGCTACCAGAAAGGGAACCTCTCATCATCAGCAGTGATAGTGATAcccccaactaccacactgtttag